The Muntiacus reevesi chromosome 7, mMunRee1.1, whole genome shotgun sequence genome includes a region encoding these proteins:
- the LOC136172038 gene encoding olfactory receptor 4K2-like translates to MEGFNHSRVSEFVLLGLTDSPQLQIFLSVMFSVFYLMTMLGNCLILLMVLSTPHLHSPMYYLLSNLSLIDMCLSSFATRKMIMDFFAQHKTISFEGCISQIFFLHLFTGTEIVLLISMSFDRYIAICKPLHYSSVMSQRVCIGLAATSWAVGFLHTMSQLAFTLYLPFCGPNVVDSFFCDLPLVIQLACIDTYVLGIFMISTSGVIALVSFLLLLTSYITVLVTIKDHSSTGSSKAFSTCTAHFIVVLMFFGPCIFIYVWPFTDFLVDKVLSVFYTIFTPFLNPLVYTLRNQEVKTAVKKKLSNRYLNLGKTTPIYSVQ, encoded by the coding sequence ATGGAGGGATTCAACCATTCCAGAGTGTCTGAATTTGTGTTACTTGGACTTACTGATTCTCCTCAGCTCCAGATTTTCCTTTCTgtgatgttttctgttttctacttAATGACCATGTTGGGCAATTGCCTGATTTTGCTCATGGTACTGTCCACCCCACACCTTCACTCCCCCATGTACTACCTGCTCAGCAACCTGTCTCTCATTGACATGTGCCTGTCTTCCTTTGCCACTCGGAAGATGATCATGGACTTCTTTGCTCAACACAAGACCATCTCCTTTGAGGGATGCATTTCTCAGATCTTCTTTCTGCACCTCTTCACTGGGACTGAAATTGTCCTGCTCATCTCCATGTCTTTTGACAGGTACATTGCCATATGCAAACCTCTCCATTATTCATCAGTTATGAGCCAACGAGTATGTATTGGGCTTGCGGCAACTTCTTGGGCAGTGGGCTTCTTGCACACAATGAGCCAGTTAGCTTTTACCCTCTATTTGCCCTTTTGTGGTCCCAATGTTGTAGACAGTTTCTTCTGTGACCTTCCTTTGGTCATCCAGCTGGCATGTATAGACACATATGTTCTTGGAATCTTCATGATTTCAACCAGTGGTGTGATTGCCCTTGTAAGTTTTCTGCTTTTGCTCACTTCCTACATTACTGTTCTGGTCACTATCAAGGACCACTCCTCCACTGGATCATCTAAGGCTTTTTCTACCTGCACTGCACATTTCATAGTAGTGTTGATGTTCTTTGGGCCCTGCATATTTATCTATGTGTGGCCTTTCACAGACTTCCTGGTGGACAAAGTTCTCTCTGTTTTCTACACCATCTTTACTCCCTTTCTGAATCCACTTGTCTATACTCTGAGAAACCAGGAAGTGAAAACAGCTGTGAAGAAGAAACTAAGTAACCGATATTTAAATCTTGGGAAAACTACTCCAATATATTCAGTACAATGA